From a region of the Tachypleus tridentatus isolate NWPU-2018 chromosome 1, ASM421037v1, whole genome shotgun sequence genome:
- the LOC143249293 gene encoding uncharacterized protein LOC143249293, whose product MSYQSWEYIPLAVKPRSKLTSPECSFQYFSYTDHRHIPPYFPSTFPSPQPNVQTSLLSEANHHTISRIWPEQLTFSYPLSCDKVSPNTYFNQMSFHLSKSLDVHLNTDRQPKLYNCVHNVNKASIPSHSPLGNSDGASGHENSADNCQKLSEKFRYQCSDCNKNYSTYSGLSKHQQFYCIISKKKSFSCKHCDKMYVSLGALKMHIRTHTLPCKCTICGKAFSRPWLLQGHIRTHTGEKPFSCPHCSRAFADRSNLRAHLQTHSDVKKYRCKTCNKTFSRMSLLVKHEDGMCTRTTQTLADNGRT is encoded by the coding sequence ATGAGCTATCAGTCATGGGAGTATATTCCATTAGCGGTAAAACCGCGTTCTAAACTAACCTCACCTGAATGTTCTTTTCAATACTTCAGCTATACTGACCATCGGCATATTCCTCCTTATTTCCCTTCTACTTTCCCTTCTCCTCAGCCCAACGTACAAACCTCGTTGTTGTCAGAAGCTAATCATCATACTATTTCTCGCATTTGGCCAGAACAGTTGACTTTTTCGTACCCTTTGTCATGTGATAAAGTATCTCCAAACACCTATTTTAATCAAATGTCTTTCCACCTATCTAAATCTTTGGACGTTCATTTAAACACCGATCGACAACCAAAGTTATACAACTGTGTACACAACGTGAATAAAGCCTCGATCCCATCACACTCGCCTCTCGGAAACTCTGATGGTGCCTCTGGTCACGAGAATAGTGCAGACAACTGCCAAAAGCTttcagagaaatttcgatatcAGTGTTCGGACTGTAACAAGAATTACTCCACTTACAGTGGCCTATCAAAACATCAACAGTTCTACTGCATCATCTCAAAGAAAAAGTCATTCAGCTGTAAGCACTGTGACAAGATGTACGTCTCTCTGGGAGCTCTTAAGATGCACATCCGGACTCACACTCTCCCTTGTAAGTGTACAATATGTGGAAAAGCCTTCTCCCGGCCATGGCTTCTCCAAGGTCACATTAGGAcccacactggggagaaaccttttTCTTGTCCACACTGTAGTAGAGCTTTTGCTGATCGGTCGAATCTCAGAGCTCACCTCCAAACACATTCGGATGTTAAAAAATACAGATGCAAAACGTGTAACAAAACCTTTTCTCGAATGTCCTTGTTGGTTAAGCATGAAGATGGAATGTGTACAAGAACCACCCAGACACTGGCTGATAATGGCAGAACTTAA